The genomic region CCGTATCGACACCCAAGGATGGAAATACCCTTGTATTCCAACGCCGGTTATTCCAGGATAATTTGGGGGATCCGGCCATAATTGAAAATCGCTGAAGGGAGCGTATTCTTGGATAGGAGAAGTGTAAATATTCCTAAATTTTAAAGAGTTTTTAGAAGAAAAATTTGCAATTGTCAACACTGTTGATTTCCCCGGAGCCACTTTTTCATACTCGGCAATCATCAATTTCATGATATTGTCGTCTATATCAAGAATTTCTTTATATAGATAACCGTGATTGATGATAAACCGAATGAAATCCTCCGTATATCCTTTTTCTTTTAACAGTTTATCTGTTTTTTCATCCCGTTTGTTGATCGGTTCCGAAGGCAGATTAACTTCGACATACTCTGGATTTACGATTTTTCCCGTACTAAGGATTTTTGAAAGCTGCGCCCTTGTTAAAGATTCGAAATCCTTATCCGTGCAACCGTACGCCCTTAATATATTTTTTTGATTTTCGTTAAGAATCACCCTGTCCGTCGGAGAATCGCTCGCATAAACCGAAAGATTGAATATCATCATACATGACATAATAATACACAAAATCATCATCAACTTTTTCAAACTAAATCTCCTTTTCATAAATTTTGAACATCTTTCTAACCAATACCGGATTGAATTTATCCGATATGGGAATATCGTCAAAAATCAAAATCACCCGCTTGCATAAACACGTTGGTCTTTTCATTTCAACCCCTCTCTTTCGTTACCAGTTTTATTATAATTTTCTTTTTTTGGTATGTCAATAGTAAATTTGTAATTTATCATAAAAATTTTAATATATTTTTATTTTTATTGTGCATTATTTAAAATGATACTTAAATGATGCTTGCTAACATAATTTTTCTTTTATCAGCGTCTACTTAATCAAACACTTTTTGCCCATGCCGATCAAATCCTTACGGCCCGCTTTTTCGAGCGCCTGTTTCACCAGCTGTCGATTTTTCGGCTCACGGTATTGAATCAGCGCCCTTTGCATCGCTTTTTCAAACGGGTCGGTCGGCACAAACACCGGCGACATGTCCCGCGGGTCGATGCCCGTGTAATACATGCAGGTCGAG from Oscillospiraceae bacterium harbors:
- a CDS encoding M23 family metallopeptidase, whose protein sequence is MKKLMMILCIIMSCMMIFNLSVYASDSPTDRVILNENQKNILRAYGCTDKDFESLTRAQLSKILSTGKIVNPEYVEVNLPSEPINKRDEKTDKLLKEKGYTEDFIRFIINHGYLYKEILDIDDNIMKLMIAEYEKVAPGKSTVLTIANFSSKNSLKFRNIYTSPIQEYAPFSDFQLWPDPPNYPGITGVGIQGYFHPWVSIRQSAAYYSSQCLSGAEDVFNTSSYLYYDYNIFGEDKGTTGCHEGVDLQYTGNNKEHAVYSVTPGIYNGTNITWGAVCVYDSNLGATSVYEHLKLIPTFTLGQTIAKEDLLGYEGITGMDSGGNHLHFEVHPNENYGSVTSGTWVEYSGDLTLKSAFPYAYLNWY